A stretch of Natronococcus sp. CG52 DNA encodes these proteins:
- a CDS encoding sensor histidine kinase has translation MTVIVLYVAATESDALEGAAALERAASDISVAPAVSLDAIRGRAPAADCVVFAETPTTAEGSHLLEVGDACDETPLVLYADATYAPTTARATDGIEGYIRRDGDRSTVHLADEIRWVSHEPASGERPSPGGGDGTATESADESDRGHRERMLAAQRDRLEEIDRIVDGDLRSPLNLAQGYLEIARETNDPDHVAEVEAAHERLGESLDAVSSLSQRRDVIAALEPVALHDIARRSWARLDEPDDRTLHLEEDRVLEADKERLTDLLERLFRRSDSRGRGAEPMTIHVGSSSNGFFVADDGDAIPESKREDLHETDAEALDRRGDGFALVGRIAEAHGWSVSIGESDEGGTRVDVTGTAVDWKNAFDGTSLNSELELER, from the coding sequence ATGACCGTCATCGTTCTGTACGTCGCAGCCACCGAATCGGACGCCCTCGAGGGAGCCGCCGCCCTCGAGCGGGCCGCGTCCGATATCTCGGTCGCGCCGGCCGTCTCGCTCGACGCGATCCGCGGGCGGGCGCCCGCAGCCGACTGCGTCGTCTTCGCCGAGACGCCGACGACCGCCGAGGGCTCGCACCTGCTCGAGGTCGGCGACGCCTGCGACGAAACCCCGCTGGTGCTCTACGCCGACGCGACCTACGCGCCGACGACCGCCCGCGCAACGGACGGCATCGAGGGGTACATTCGTCGCGACGGCGATCGGTCGACGGTTCACCTCGCCGACGAGATTCGCTGGGTCAGTCACGAACCGGCCTCCGGCGAACGGCCGTCACCCGGCGGCGGGGACGGAACGGCTACCGAGTCCGCCGATGAATCCGACCGAGGGCACCGCGAACGGATGCTCGCCGCTCAGCGCGACCGCCTCGAGGAGATCGATCGAATCGTCGACGGCGACCTTCGCAGCCCACTCAACCTCGCCCAGGGCTACCTCGAGATCGCGCGGGAGACGAACGACCCCGACCACGTCGCGGAGGTCGAGGCCGCTCACGAACGGCTCGGGGAGTCGCTCGACGCGGTGTCGTCCCTCTCGCAGCGACGAGACGTGATCGCCGCGCTCGAACCCGTCGCCCTGCACGATATCGCCCGCCGTTCCTGGGCGCGACTGGACGAACCGGACGATCGAACCCTCCACCTCGAGGAGGATCGAGTGCTCGAAGCCGACAAGGAACGGCTCACGGACCTGCTCGAACGACTGTTCCGGCGGAGCGACTCCAGGGGCAGGGGTGCCGAACCGATGACGATCCACGTCGGCTCGAGTTCGAACGGGTTCTTCGTCGCCGACGACGGCGACGCGATTCCCGAATCGAAGCGCGAGGATCTCCACGAGACCGACGCCGAGGCACTGGATCGTCGCGGCGACGGCTTCGCGCTCGTCGGACGGATCGCCGAAGCCCACGGCTGGTCGGTGTCGATCGGCGAGAGCGACGAGGGTGGGACTCGCGTCGACGTCACTGGGACGGCGGTCGACTGGAAGAACGCGTTCGACGGCACCTCGCTCAATTCGGAACTCGAACTCGAGCGGTGA
- a CDS encoding replication factor C small subunit — MSEADAEAAEPTPGKTEVWIEKYRPERLDEIKGHENIVPRLRRYVEQGDLPHLMFAGPAGTGKTTASQAIAREIYDDDWRENFLELNASDQRGIDVVRDRIKDFARSSFGGYDHRIIFLDEADALTSDAQSALRRTMEQFSNNTRFILSCNYSSQIIDPIQSRCAVFRFTELTEEAVEAQVREIAETEGIAVTDDGVDALVYAADGDMRKAINALQAAAVMGETVDEETVFAITATARPEEVEEMVQHAIDGDFTAARAALEDLLMDRGLAGGDVIDQLHRSAWQFDLPEQATVRLLERLGEVDYRITEGANERLQLEAMLASLALEDE, encoded by the coding sequence ATGAGCGAGGCCGACGCCGAGGCGGCGGAGCCGACTCCCGGCAAGACCGAAGTCTGGATCGAGAAGTATCGCCCGGAGCGGCTCGACGAGATCAAGGGCCACGAGAACATCGTCCCGCGGCTGCGACGCTACGTCGAGCAGGGGGACCTCCCGCACCTCATGTTCGCGGGGCCAGCCGGAACCGGGAAGACGACCGCATCACAGGCTATAGCCCGCGAAATCTACGACGACGACTGGCGCGAGAACTTCCTCGAGCTGAACGCCTCCGATCAGCGCGGGATCGACGTCGTCCGCGACCGGATCAAGGACTTCGCGCGTTCGTCCTTCGGCGGCTACGACCACCGCATCATCTTCCTGGACGAGGCCGACGCGCTGACGAGCGACGCCCAGTCCGCGCTGCGTCGGACGATGGAGCAGTTCTCGAACAACACGCGCTTCATCCTCTCGTGCAACTACTCGAGTCAGATCATCGACCCAATCCAGTCGCGGTGTGCGGTCTTTCGGTTCACCGAACTCACCGAGGAAGCCGTCGAGGCGCAGGTCCGCGAGATCGCCGAAACTGAAGGGATCGCGGTCACCGACGACGGGGTCGACGCGCTGGTCTACGCCGCCGACGGCGACATGCGAAAGGCGATCAACGCCCTGCAGGCCGCGGCCGTGATGGGCGAGACCGTCGACGAGGAGACGGTGTTCGCGATCACCGCCACCGCCCGCCCCGAGGAGGTCGAGGAGATGGTTCAGCACGCCATCGACGGCGACTTCACCGCCGCCCGAGCGGCGCTCGAGGACCTCCTGATGGACCGCGGCCTCGCCGGCGGCGACGTCATCGACCAGCTTCACCGTTCGGCGTGGCAGTTCGACCTCCCCGAACAGGCCACCGTTCGGCTGCTCGAGCGCCTCGGCGAAGTGGACTACCGGATCACCGAGGGGGCGAACGAACGGCTGCAACTCGAGGCGATGCTGGCGTCGCTGGCGCTCGAGGACGAATAA
- a CDS encoding bactofilin family protein — protein MGFRTAIGARVAIVLLVVVLLGTMPASVAAQSDERAGGTIVVEEGETVDEIEAFAGTVIISGTVTNDVSAFAGNVHIDGEVGGDVEAVSGNVEITGTVDGDVSGAGGNFAVAEGATIGGSLEAGAGAVEIDGTIAGDAAVGAETIRLGENAAIGGDLRYSGTLEGNTDAVAGEITEDSRIGIEPTLQPFAGWLFAAYAFVLNLLLGAILLGLFPRFSDGVARRVATDPVRSGLAGLGVLVGVPILLVAVAITIVGIPVTVVGALLFVLLVWIGVVYGRFAVAAWLLSYADVENRWLALVVGLLGGAVLAQIPFVGGLLNFLILLLGLGALARGLYGHRRTARAREPERRDRIGPDESASD, from the coding sequence ATGGGGTTTCGAACGGCCATCGGAGCGCGAGTCGCGATCGTCCTGCTCGTCGTCGTCCTTCTGGGGACGATGCCGGCGTCGGTCGCCGCCCAGTCGGACGAACGGGCCGGCGGGACGATCGTCGTCGAGGAGGGGGAGACGGTCGACGAGATCGAAGCCTTCGCGGGCACCGTGATCATCAGCGGTACCGTCACCAACGACGTCAGCGCGTTCGCGGGCAACGTCCACATCGACGGCGAGGTCGGCGGCGACGTCGAAGCCGTGTCCGGCAACGTCGAGATCACCGGCACCGTCGACGGCGACGTCAGCGGCGCCGGCGGAAACTTCGCCGTCGCCGAGGGCGCGACGATCGGCGGCTCGCTCGAGGCCGGCGCCGGAGCGGTCGAGATCGACGGCACGATCGCAGGCGACGCGGCGGTCGGGGCGGAGACGATCCGGCTCGGCGAAAACGCGGCCATCGGCGGCGATCTCCGGTACAGCGGCACGCTCGAGGGCAACACCGACGCGGTCGCCGGCGAGATCACGGAGGACTCGCGGATCGGCATCGAGCCGACGCTCCAGCCGTTCGCCGGGTGGCTCTTCGCGGCCTACGCGTTCGTGCTGAACCTGTTGCTCGGTGCGATACTGCTCGGCTTGTTCCCCCGGTTCTCCGACGGCGTCGCCCGCCGCGTCGCGACCGATCCCGTCAGGAGCGGCCTCGCGGGGCTGGGCGTCCTCGTCGGCGTGCCGATCCTGCTGGTCGCCGTCGCGATAACGATCGTCGGGATCCCCGTCACCGTCGTCGGCGCGCTCCTGTTCGTACTCCTGGTCTGGATCGGCGTCGTCTACGGCCGGTTCGCCGTCGCCGCCTGGCTCCTCTCGTACGCCGACGTCGAGAACCGGTGGCTCGCGCTCGTCGTCGGCCTGCTCGGCGGCGCGGTGCTCGCACAGATTCCCTTCGTCGGCGGGTTGCTCAACTTCCTCATCCTCCTGCTCGGACTCGGTGCGCTGGCCCGGGGACTGTACGGCCATCGGCGGACGGCGAGGGCTCGAGAGCCCGAGCGACGGGATCGGATCGGTCCAGACGAGTCGGCGAGCGATTAA
- the samp2 gene encoding ubiquitin-like small modifier protein SAMP2 has protein sequence MHVTVDVKGEGSHELALEDVATDAPEPTYADLLREVDLSPHEVSVLVDGRPVPEDQPVESERVTVLRLIKGGSR, from the coding sequence ATGCACGTCACCGTCGACGTCAAGGGTGAGGGGAGCCACGAACTCGCGCTCGAGGACGTGGCGACCGACGCGCCGGAGCCGACCTACGCGGACCTGCTCCGCGAGGTCGACCTCAGCCCCCACGAGGTGAGCGTCCTGGTCGACGGACGGCCCGTCCCCGAGGATCAGCCGGTCGAGAGCGAGCGCGTGACGGTGTTGCGGCTGATCAAGGGCGGCTCCCGCTAG
- a CDS encoding TOBE domain-containing protein: MGIEKDFSTKLSAGDVTIDRRDIEMLAAVDREGSMHGAAEELGRSYARLQNRIVELEAEVGQLTERQRGGRGGGGTRLTDTAHELRRRFDRYETELDGVATVTESVFTGTVDERTGELATVETAAGSVVALVPRTAREVQIGVRSDAVVLTDPDETPEPDGTSLRNRFDGTVTNVEAGEEIASVTLSLAEGVDLEALVTRSSRERLALEPGREVVASFKATAARGTRLESRRD; the protein is encoded by the coding sequence ATGGGCATCGAGAAGGACTTCAGCACGAAACTCTCGGCCGGCGACGTCACGATCGATCGCCGCGACATCGAGATGCTCGCGGCCGTCGACCGAGAGGGATCGATGCACGGGGCGGCCGAGGAACTGGGACGATCCTACGCTCGGCTCCAGAACCGGATCGTCGAACTCGAGGCGGAGGTCGGCCAGCTTACGGAACGTCAGCGCGGCGGCCGCGGCGGCGGCGGGACCAGGCTAACCGATACCGCCCACGAGCTACGCCGACGGTTCGACCGCTACGAGACCGAACTCGACGGCGTGGCGACGGTGACGGAGTCGGTGTTCACGGGAACCGTCGACGAGCGAACCGGCGAACTCGCGACCGTCGAGACGGCCGCCGGTTCGGTCGTAGCGCTAGTGCCGCGGACCGCGCGCGAGGTCCAGATCGGCGTTCGCTCGGACGCGGTCGTCCTGACCGACCCGGACGAAACGCCCGAACCCGACGGGACGAGCCTCCGAAACCGCTTCGACGGAACGGTAACGAACGTCGAAGCGGGCGAGGAGATCGCCAGCGTAACGCTCTCGCTGGCAGAGGGGGTCGATCTCGAGGCGCTCGTGACGCGCTCGAGCCGCGAGCGACTGGCGCTCGAACCCGGCCGGGAGGTCGTCGCCTCGTTCAAGGCGACCGCGGCGAGGGGGACGCGACTCGAGTCCAGACGGGACTAG
- a CDS encoding amino acid ABC transporter ATP-binding protein, producing the protein MTLDVADVHHGYDGDPVFENVSLSVSPGEVVAIIGPSGVGKSTLLRLLALFERPERGRIEYDGTDVWAASERRRLACRRRIGMVFQEANLFDASVRRNVEYGIRVRRSWLERAKWTLESLTGDAPGAGTTLEALDIVGLADDAEQSAGSLSGGEAQRVAFARALAYDPDVLLLDEPTSDLDPRNTAVIEDAVLEARDRDIGVVVATHDMNQAERVADRVAVLLGDGIIEVGETATVFDDPRDERTRKFIDGELLY; encoded by the coding sequence GTGACGCTCGACGTCGCCGACGTTCACCACGGCTACGACGGCGACCCGGTCTTCGAGAACGTCTCGCTGTCGGTATCGCCCGGAGAAGTCGTCGCGATAATCGGTCCGTCCGGGGTCGGTAAGTCGACCCTGTTGCGCCTGCTCGCGCTGTTCGAGCGGCCGGAGCGCGGACGGATCGAGTACGACGGTACCGACGTCTGGGCCGCCTCGGAGCGGCGGCGCCTCGCCTGTCGCCGACGGATCGGAATGGTGTTCCAGGAGGCGAACCTGTTCGACGCGAGCGTCCGCCGGAACGTCGAGTACGGGATCCGCGTCCGTCGGTCCTGGCTCGAGCGGGCGAAGTGGACGCTCGAGTCCCTCACCGGGGACGCGCCCGGCGCGGGGACCACCCTCGAGGCGCTGGATATCGTCGGCCTCGCCGACGACGCCGAGCAGAGCGCCGGGTCGCTCTCGGGCGGCGAGGCTCAGCGCGTCGCGTTCGCCCGCGCGCTCGCGTACGATCCCGACGTCCTGTTGCTCGACGAGCCGACGTCGGACCTGGATCCGCGGAACACGGCCGTCATCGAGGACGCGGTGCTCGAGGCGCGCGACCGGGACATCGGCGTCGTCGTCGCGACCCACGACATGAACCAGGCCGAGCGCGTCGCCGATCGGGTCGCGGTCCTGCTCGGCGACGGCATCATCGAGGTCGGCGAGACGGCGACGGTCTTCGACGACCCGCGGGACGAACGCACCCGGAAGTTTATCGACGGCGAACTGCTCTATTGA
- a CDS encoding ABC transporter permease, protein MIPGTGSLVPLLIEFPFEWTYIRSIVYVSLYVSLIAVALSTLCSLPVALLIGFAEFRGKRLLASLINTGMGFPSVVVGLLVLFAVSNQGPLGSFELVFTREAMIVSQFVLAAPVITGVSLAAVSSVDQGVRDAAFAIGGTRFDVALVTIKEARYGIATAVLAGFGRAISEVGSVLIVGGNIAGPDGESYTRTLTTAIQLEARQGRFETALILGALLVALVLLVNAIVVRLGSDSGGYR, encoded by the coding sequence ATGATACCTGGAACCGGATCGCTGGTGCCGCTGTTGATCGAGTTCCCCTTCGAGTGGACGTACATCCGGAGCATCGTCTACGTCTCGCTGTACGTGAGTCTTATCGCGGTCGCGCTGAGCACGCTGTGTAGCCTCCCGGTCGCGCTCCTGATCGGATTCGCGGAGTTCCGGGGCAAGCGGCTACTCGCGTCGCTCATCAACACCGGGATGGGGTTTCCGAGCGTCGTCGTCGGCCTCCTCGTTCTGTTTGCGGTCTCGAACCAGGGGCCGCTCGGGTCGTTCGAACTCGTCTTCACCCGCGAGGCGATGATCGTGTCGCAGTTCGTCCTCGCCGCGCCGGTCATCACCGGCGTCAGTCTCGCGGCCGTCTCGAGCGTCGATCAGGGCGTCCGCGACGCGGCGTTCGCGATCGGCGGAACGCGGTTCGACGTCGCCCTCGTCACGATCAAGGAAGCGAGATACGGCATCGCGACGGCCGTCCTCGCCGGCTTCGGCCGGGCGATCAGCGAGGTCGGCTCCGTCCTCATCGTCGGCGGGAACATCGCCGGACCCGACGGCGAATCCTACACCCGAACGCTCACGACCGCGATTCAACTCGAGGCGCGACAGGGCCGGTTCGAGACCGCGCTGATCCTCGGGGCGCTGCTCGTCGCCCTGGTACTGCTCGTCAACGCTATCGTCGTTCGGCTGGGGAGCGACTCCGGGGGGTACCGGTGA
- a CDS encoding substrate-binding domain-containing protein — MTIQRREFLALAGSGVAAGLAGCTAMNDGGEDDDGPAINGESITLTTTTSTYDTGLLDEVNASFEDRYGVSVETVPQGTGAALETARNGDSDVVLVHARSLEDEFLREGYGVNRRDLMFNDFVTVGPSDDPAAIGGTESATEAFDAIAAAEATFVSRGDESGTHTKELAIWDAAETTDDDLGEWYREAGQGMGEVLTQADQSGGYTLADRGTYLSMQSDIDLEILVEGPIEGGPELLANPYGIAAVNPAVHENVEYDLSMAYIGYLTSAEGQRLIEEYAVDGEQLFFPEALAEEPNFQQYVPEDWEGATDDD, encoded by the coding sequence ATGACGATACAACGACGCGAGTTCCTCGCGTTAGCCGGGAGCGGTGTCGCTGCCGGACTCGCCGGCTGTACGGCCATGAATGACGGCGGCGAAGACGACGACGGACCCGCGATCAACGGCGAGAGCATCACGCTCACGACGACCACGAGCACCTACGACACGGGTCTGCTCGACGAGGTGAACGCGTCGTTCGAGGACCGGTACGGGGTGAGCGTCGAAACGGTCCCGCAGGGAACGGGTGCCGCGCTCGAAACCGCCCGCAACGGCGACTCGGACGTGGTCCTGGTTCACGCACGCTCGCTCGAAGACGAGTTCCTCAGGGAGGGGTACGGCGTCAACCGTCGCGATCTCATGTTCAACGACTTCGTCACCGTCGGGCCGTCGGACGATCCGGCGGCGATCGGGGGGACGGAAAGCGCCACCGAGGCGTTCGACGCGATCGCCGCGGCGGAAGCGACGTTCGTCTCGCGCGGCGACGAATCCGGGACGCACACGAAGGAACTCGCGATCTGGGACGCGGCCGAAACGACCGACGACGATCTCGGCGAGTGGTACCGGGAAGCCGGCCAGGGGATGGGGGAAGTGCTCACGCAAGCCGATCAGAGCGGCGGCTACACGCTCGCCGACCGCGGAACGTACCTCTCGATGCAGTCGGACATCGACCTCGAGATTCTCGTCGAGGGACCGATCGAGGGCGGCCCGGAACTGCTCGCGAATCCGTACGGAATCGCCGCGGTTAACCCCGCGGTCCACGAGAACGTCGAGTATGACCTCTCGATGGCGTACATCGGTTACCTCACGAGCGCCGAGGGCCAGCGGCTCATCGAGGAGTACGCCGTCGACGGCGAACAGCTGTTCTTCCCCGAGGCGCTGGCCGAAGAGCCGAACTTCCAGCAGTACGTTCCGGAGGACTGGGAGGGAGCGACCGACGACGACTGA
- a CDS encoding methylenetetrahydrofolate reductase, translating into MTPDTEPAPGVRALLGEPRFELLPLEGFEEQLRRLPDGATVAITTSPSLGLEATIDRAETAAARGYAVVPHVAARYVRDEAHLEGIAARLTDTGVTDIFVPGGDRDEPIGAFDSSHALLSALADLEYGFEEVGITGYPEGHPVIDDETLADSLARKAPYATYVVTQLCYDHETVLEWIADLRARGIELPVEIGIPGVLDSRRLLDVSRRIGVGESISFLRKTEGIVGLLRRLVGARGTYAPDELIDGLAPAATDPAYGVRGVHIYTFNQVAALESWRRDRLARDR; encoded by the coding sequence ATGACACCAGACACGGAACCGGCGCCGGGAGTGCGCGCGTTGCTCGGCGAGCCCCGATTCGAACTGCTCCCCCTCGAGGGGTTCGAGGAGCAACTGCGACGGCTGCCCGACGGCGCGACGGTCGCGATCACCACGTCGCCGTCGCTGGGACTCGAGGCGACGATCGACCGCGCCGAGACCGCGGCCGCGCGCGGCTACGCGGTCGTTCCTCACGTCGCGGCCCGCTACGTCCGCGACGAGGCCCACCTCGAGGGGATCGCCGCTCGCCTCACCGACACCGGAGTTACCGATATTTTCGTGCCGGGCGGCGACCGCGACGAGCCGATCGGCGCGTTCGACTCGTCGCACGCGCTGCTCTCGGCGCTCGCGGACCTCGAGTACGGGTTCGAGGAGGTGGGTATCACCGGCTATCCCGAGGGCCACCCCGTCATCGACGACGAGACCCTCGCCGACTCGCTGGCGCGAAAGGCGCCGTACGCGACCTACGTCGTAACGCAGCTCTGTTACGACCACGAGACCGTCCTCGAGTGGATCGCCGACCTTCGAGCGCGCGGGATCGAGCTTCCCGTCGAGATCGGGATTCCAGGCGTATTGGACTCGCGTCGCCTGCTGGACGTCTCCCGGCGAATCGGCGTCGGCGAGTCGATCAGCTTCCTCCGGAAAACCGAGGGGATCGTGGGGCTCCTCCGCCGCCTCGTCGGTGCGCGCGGAACCTACGCCCCCGACGAACTGATCGACGGCCTCGCGCCGGCCGCGACCGATCCCGCGTACGGCGTTCGCGGCGTCCACATCTACACGTTCAACCAGGTCGCAGCCCTCGAGTCGTGGCGACGCGACAGGCTAGCCCGAGACCGATGA
- a CDS encoding GNAT family N-acetyltransferase, with translation MHVRTATPDDALEVRRILDGAMLDPGDVETRIGDGDVFVAGDRRGRSGGAEGTAERILGALVLKPRERGAHVSAVGVRRRHRGRGIGRALVERALERERRLTARFDDGVRPFYETLGFAIEPIDDRRHRGVAVASEEP, from the coding sequence ATGCACGTCCGGACGGCGACGCCCGACGACGCGCTCGAGGTCCGACGGATCCTCGACGGCGCGATGCTCGACCCCGGCGACGTCGAGACGCGGATCGGCGACGGCGACGTCTTCGTCGCCGGGGACCGCCGCGGCAGAAGCGGGGGTGCCGAGGGAACGGCGGAGCGGATTCTCGGCGCGCTCGTCCTCAAGCCCCGCGAGCGCGGCGCGCACGTCTCGGCGGTCGGCGTCCGGCGTCGCCACCGGGGGCGCGGTATCGGGCGAGCGCTGGTCGAACGCGCGCTCGAGCGAGAGCGGCGGCTCACGGCGCGGTTCGACGACGGCGTCCGCCCGTTCTACGAGACGCTCGGGTTCGCGATCGAACCGATCGACGACCGGCGACACCGCGGCGTCGCCGTGGCGAGCGAGGAGCCGTGA
- a CDS encoding CHRD domain-containing protein — MTDHDSTRRTALKLLGVGAAATAGSGLVAADHHDDEKPDHDDAEKKNENADDRPDEADVQGLYVARLMPQEGVETDASGLAVFQHRDGELTFALTLANIENTFMAHIHEDEPLGPIAVWLHDFETQDEELVEGTFTGLLDAGTITDDVIQAGRAPEAESQTVQQLVAKIEAGEAYVNVHTEEYPGGELAGQIEPFDLRHLRDLEL; from the coding sequence ATGACTGACCACGATTCAACCAGACGAACAGCGCTCAAACTCCTCGGCGTCGGAGCCGCCGCGACCGCGGGTTCCGGCCTCGTCGCGGCCGATCACCACGACGACGAGAAACCGGATCACGATGACGCCGAGAAGAAAAACGAGAACGCGGATGACCGCCCCGACGAGGCCGACGTCCAGGGCCTCTACGTCGCGCGACTGATGCCCCAGGAGGGCGTCGAAACGGACGCGAGCGGGCTCGCCGTCTTCCAGCACCGCGACGGCGAACTGACGTTCGCGCTCACGCTCGCGAACATCGAGAATACGTTCATGGCGCACATCCACGAGGACGAGCCCCTCGGACCCATCGCGGTCTGGCTACACGACTTCGAGACGCAGGACGAGGAACTCGTCGAGGGCACGTTCACCGGCCTGCTGGACGCGGGAACGATCACCGACGACGTCATCCAGGCTGGACGCGCTCCGGAGGCCGAGTCCCAGACCGTCCAGCAACTGGTCGCGAAGATCGAGGCGGGTGAGGCGTACGTCAACGTCCACACCGAGGAGTATCCGGGGGGCGAGCTCGCCGGCCAGATCGAGCCGTTCGACTTACGCCACCTCCGCGACCTCGAGTTGTAA
- a CDS encoding tryptophanase yields the protein MVGYKSKLVEQIRLPSRAQRERALEAAGYNVFNLSSDDVFVDLLTDSGTGAMSDEQWAALIRGDESYAGSRSFDELESAVEEVMGFERVVPAHQGRGAENVLYGTLISEGDIVPNNTHFDTTRAHIANQGAEPVDCPVDDATDPDVEGDFKGNFSLERARAVVDEYGPERVPVVVQTITNNSAAGQPVSVENTRRVRDFADQIGATFVIDACRFAENAYFVTQRESEFADVSVAEVAREQLSLADALVMSGKKDALSNAGGFVATDDERLYEQCKQRAILYEGFPTYGGMAGRDVAAMAVGLREAVDEAYVADRVEQIQELASMLESVGVPLYTPAGGHAVYLDAGALFSHLEAEEFPGQVLVCELYREGGVRGVELGSFAFPGTDRPELVRLAVPRRMYHREHLEHVAETAAGVLERREEVSGLEIVDEPEMKEIRHFTATLEPITP from the coding sequence ATGGTCGGTTACAAGTCGAAGCTGGTCGAACAGATCCGGCTCCCCTCGCGAGCGCAGCGAGAGCGAGCCCTCGAAGCGGCAGGGTACAACGTCTTCAATCTCTCCTCGGACGACGTGTTCGTCGATCTGCTCACCGACAGCGGGACGGGCGCGATGAGCGACGAACAGTGGGCGGCGCTGATCCGTGGCGACGAATCGTACGCGGGGTCGCGGAGCTTCGACGAACTCGAGTCCGCCGTCGAGGAAGTGATGGGGTTCGAACGCGTGGTGCCGGCCCATCAGGGGCGAGGCGCGGAGAACGTCCTCTACGGGACGCTGATCTCTGAGGGCGATATCGTCCCCAACAACACGCACTTCGACACGACGCGCGCTCACATCGCCAACCAGGGGGCGGAGCCGGTCGACTGTCCGGTCGACGACGCCACAGATCCGGACGTGGAGGGTGATTTCAAGGGGAACTTCTCGCTCGAGCGGGCCCGCGCGGTCGTCGACGAGTACGGTCCAGAGCGGGTTCCGGTCGTCGTTCAGACGATCACGAACAACTCCGCGGCGGGACAGCCGGTCAGCGTCGAGAACACGCGCCGCGTCCGGGACTTCGCCGATCAGATCGGCGCGACGTTCGTCATCGATGCCTGCCGGTTCGCCGAGAACGCCTACTTCGTCACCCAGCGGGAGTCCGAGTTCGCCGACGTCTCGGTCGCCGAGGTCGCCCGCGAACAGCTTTCACTCGCCGACGCGCTCGTGATGAGCGGCAAGAAGGACGCCCTGTCGAACGCCGGCGGCTTCGTCGCGACCGACGACGAACGGCTGTACGAGCAGTGCAAGCAGCGAGCGATTCTCTACGAGGGCTTTCCGACCTACGGCGGGATGGCCGGCCGGGACGTCGCGGCGATGGCAGTCGGTCTTCGCGAGGCGGTCGACGAGGCCTACGTCGCCGACCGCGTCGAACAGATCCAGGAACTCGCCTCGATGCTCGAGTCGGTCGGCGTCCCGCTGTACACGCCCGCGGGCGGACACGCGGTCTACCTCGACGCCGGCGCACTCTTCTCGCACCTCGAAGCCGAGGAGTTCCCCGGACAGGTGCTGGTCTGTGAACTCTACCGCGAGGGCGGCGTTCGCGGGGTCGAACTCGGAAGCTTCGCGTTCCCGGGAACGGATCGACCGGAACTCGTCCGACTCGCCGTCCCGCGACGAATGTACCACCGGGAGCACCTGGAACACGTCGCCGAGACCGCGGCCGGGGTTCTCGAGCGCCGCGAGGAGGTCTCCGGCCTCGAGATCGTTGACGAGCCGGAGATGAAGGAAATCCGACACTTCACGGCGACGCTCGAGCCGATCACGCCCTGA
- a CDS encoding DUF1328 family protein: MLELAILFFVIALIAAAVGATGVAGISMTIAKWLVLVFLVLAVLSFLL; this comes from the coding sequence ATGTTAGAACTCGCAATCCTGTTCTTCGTCATCGCACTGATCGCCGCCGCCGTCGGTGCGACCGGCGTCGCAGGAATCTCGATGACCATCGCCAAGTGGCTCGTACTGGTGTTCCTGGTGCTCGCCGTGCTGTCGTTCCTGCTCTGA